From Candoia aspera isolate rCanAsp1 chromosome 4, rCanAsp1.hap2, whole genome shotgun sequence, a single genomic window includes:
- the TBC1D10B gene encoding TBC1 domain family member 10B isoform X2 produces MFSHWDKWLSRRFQKVKLRCRKGIPSSLRAKAWQLLSNSKELLDQNQGKFEELEREPGDPKWLDVIEKDLHRQFPFHEMFAARGGHGQQDLYRILKAYTIYRPEEGYCQAQAPVAAVLLMHMPAEQAFWCLVQICEKYLPGYYSAGLEAIQLDGEIFFALLRRASPIAYRHLKRYKIDPILYMTEWFMCIFSRTLPWCSVLRVWDMFFCEGVKIIFRVGLVLLRNTLGSVDKLRSCQGMYETMEKLRNLPVQAMQEDYLVHEVMNLPVTEALIERENTTQLKKWRETRGELQYKPSRRLHGSRAIHEERYRMNPPLTASASLLSLTGLKQRVALGSISGPSFSPVHSIGTLAESPAPSPVPSATQNQVVVSEGLHAALPSPTGNNTPLGGPTKAGSSSKAEKRKEKEREKQEKVEKEKQKLQKEREKKLQKEREKQEKEREKKQQKERTKEEAKLKKEKKLSLRKKESKSATEEGKDGEAPGGSVLQDTYF; encoded by the exons ATGTTTTCCCATTGGGACAAATGGCTGTCACGTAGATTCCAGAAG GTGAAATTGCGCTGCCGTAAGGGGATTCCCTCTTCCCTCCGTGCCAAAGCATGGCAACTACTCTCAAATAGCAAGGAGCTTTTGGATCAAAATCAGGGAAAATTTGAG GAATTGGAGCGTGAGCCTGGTGATCCCAAGTGGCTTGATGTGATTGAGAAGGACCTCCACAGGCAATTCCCTTTCCACGAGATGTTTGCAGCTCGGGGAGGCCATGG GCAGCAGGACCTGTATCGCATCCTGAAAGCCTACACCATCTACCGGCCAGAAGAAGGTTACTGCCAAGCACAAGCACCCGTAGCTGCAGTTTTGTTGATGCATATGCCCGCAGAG CAAGCTTTCTGGTGCCTGGTGCAAATCTGTGAGAAATATCTTCCTGGTTACTACAGTGCTGGATTG GAGGCAATCCAGTTAGACGGGGAGATCTTCTTTGCGCTGCTCCGACGAGCATCTCCCATTGCCTATCGTCACTTGAAGAGATACAAGATTGATCCCATCTTGTACATGACGGAGTGGTTTATGTGCATCTTCTCCCGGACCTTGCCCTGGTGCTCAGTGTTACGCGTGTGGGATATGTTTTTCTGCGAAG GGGTGAAGATAATTTTCCGAGTGGGCTTGGTGCTACTCAGGAACACCTTGGGCTCAGTGGACAAGCTGCGGTCCTGCCAGGGCATGTATGAGACAATGGAGAAACTGCGGAACCTGCCTGTTCAGGCCATGCAAGAGGACTACTTGGTCCATGAG GTGATGAATCTTCCAGTTACTGAAGCCCTCATAGAGCGGGAGAATACCACCCAGCTGAAGAAATGGCGGGAAACTCGGGGGGAGCTCCAGTACAAGCCCTCCCGCCGACTACACGGCTCGCGGGCAATCCATGAGGAGCGCTACCGTATGAACCCCCCCCTGACTGCCAGCGCCAGCCTCTTGAGCCTCACAGGGCTGAAGCAGAGGGTTGCTCTGGGCAGCATCAGTGGCCCTTCCTTCTCCCCAGTCCATTCCATAGGTACCTTGGCCGAGTCTCCCGCCCCTTCCCCAGTCCCTTCTGCCACCCAGAACCAGGTGGTGGTGTCCGAAGGCCTTCACGCCGCCCTGCCCTCTCCTACTGGGAACAACACGCCCTTGGGCGGCCCTAcgaaagcaggaagcagcagcaaagcGGAAAAGCGGAAAGAAAAAGAACGGGAGAAGCAAGAGAAGgtagaaaaggaaaagcagaagctGCAGAAGGAGCGGGAGAAGAAGCTGCAGAAGGAGCGGGAGAAGCAGGAGAAGGAGCGGGAGAAGAAGCAGCAGAAGGAACGAACCAAAGAGGAGGCCaagctgaagaaagagaagaagctcTCTCTGAGGAAAAAAGAATCCAAATCGGCCACCgaagaaggaaaagatggagaagCCCCAGGGGGGTCAGTGCTCCAAGACACTTACTTTTGA
- the TBC1D10B gene encoding TBC1 domain family member 10B isoform X1 → METGSGDPPSPPPRPNASRSVLHILKRMAPAPVALEVTTNSKSASPLATANAVTMDTVEAPVPTGTTPAAPCIATEVTLTAMIAEMTLVANDSGRVTDPGQMMSDTLGRDAVPLGDAFSADLVPVVNSMVPVIAKATVNDGRMMSSSVALPKDAVVKSLPVPPASPAVVVVAPSPVTPPEKTSPTTPEGLAPHDFSTPQPFQDLGSQSSLGTTASRVPPASDTLSYLDSVSLMSGTLESLTGPGFLDDASSLGSDSEINGLAYRKTDKYGFLGGSQYSITPESTIAVDVARQRELKWLDMFSHWDKWLSRRFQKVKLRCRKGIPSSLRAKAWQLLSNSKELLDQNQGKFEELEREPGDPKWLDVIEKDLHRQFPFHEMFAARGGHGQQDLYRILKAYTIYRPEEGYCQAQAPVAAVLLMHMPAEQAFWCLVQICEKYLPGYYSAGLEAIQLDGEIFFALLRRASPIAYRHLKRYKIDPILYMTEWFMCIFSRTLPWCSVLRVWDMFFCEGVKIIFRVGLVLLRNTLGSVDKLRSCQGMYETMEKLRNLPVQAMQEDYLVHEVMNLPVTEALIERENTTQLKKWRETRGELQYKPSRRLHGSRAIHEERYRMNPPLTASASLLSLTGLKQRVALGSISGPSFSPVHSIGTLAESPAPSPVPSATQNQVVVSEGLHAALPSPTGNNTPLGGPTKAGSSSKAEKRKEKEREKQEKVEKEKQKLQKEREKKLQKEREKQEKEREKKQQKERTKEEAKLKKEKKLSLRKKESKSATEEGKDGEAPGGSVLQDTYF, encoded by the exons ATGGAGACAGGTTCTGGGGATCCCCCATCGCCGCCACCTCGACCTAACGCCTCTCGTTCAGTTCTTCACATTCTCAAGCGGATGGCTCCAGCTCCTGTAGCATTAGAAGTGACTACCAACAGCAAGTCAGCTTCACCCCTGGCAACAGCCAATGCAGTAACAATGGACACCGTAGAAGCCCCAGTGCCAACTGGTACTACCCCGGCAGCACCTTGCATCGCTACAGAGGTGACATTAACCGCGATGATTGCAGAGATGACTCTTGTGGCCAATGATAGTGGACGGGTGACAGATCCTGGACAGATGATGTCTGATACCCTGGGAAGGGATGCAGTTCCACTGGGAGATGCATTTTCAGCAGATCTAGTACCTGTGGTGAATTCAATGGTTCCTGTTATTGCTAAGGCTACAGTAAATGACGGCAGGATGATGTCATCATCAGTGGCTTTGCCAAAAGATGCAGTAGTGAAATCCCTACCAGTTCCACCAGCTTCGCCAGCAGTGGTAGTGGTGGCCCCCAGTCCTGTGACCCCACCGGAGAAGACTTCACCAACCACTCCAGAGGGTTTGGCACCTCATGATTTTTCCACTCCTCAACCATTTCAAGACCTGGGTTCCCAGTCTAGTCTGGGCACTACTGCATCCCGGGTCCCTCCAGCTTCTGATACTTTGAGCTATTTAGATTCTGTTAGTCTCATGTCAGGCACATTGGAGTCACTGACTGGTCCTGGATTCCTTGATGATGCTAGCTCTCTGGGGTCAGATTCTGAAATCAATGGACTTGCATACCGTAAGACTGACAAATATGGCTTCCTAGGGGGCAGCCAGTATTCTATAACACC ggAAAGCACCATCGCTGTGGATGTAGCCAGGCAGAGGGAACTTAAGTGGCTGGACATGTTTTCCCATTGGGACAAATGGCTGTCACGTAGATTCCAGAAG GTGAAATTGCGCTGCCGTAAGGGGATTCCCTCTTCCCTCCGTGCCAAAGCATGGCAACTACTCTCAAATAGCAAGGAGCTTTTGGATCAAAATCAGGGAAAATTTGAG GAATTGGAGCGTGAGCCTGGTGATCCCAAGTGGCTTGATGTGATTGAGAAGGACCTCCACAGGCAATTCCCTTTCCACGAGATGTTTGCAGCTCGGGGAGGCCATGG GCAGCAGGACCTGTATCGCATCCTGAAAGCCTACACCATCTACCGGCCAGAAGAAGGTTACTGCCAAGCACAAGCACCCGTAGCTGCAGTTTTGTTGATGCATATGCCCGCAGAG CAAGCTTTCTGGTGCCTGGTGCAAATCTGTGAGAAATATCTTCCTGGTTACTACAGTGCTGGATTG GAGGCAATCCAGTTAGACGGGGAGATCTTCTTTGCGCTGCTCCGACGAGCATCTCCCATTGCCTATCGTCACTTGAAGAGATACAAGATTGATCCCATCTTGTACATGACGGAGTGGTTTATGTGCATCTTCTCCCGGACCTTGCCCTGGTGCTCAGTGTTACGCGTGTGGGATATGTTTTTCTGCGAAG GGGTGAAGATAATTTTCCGAGTGGGCTTGGTGCTACTCAGGAACACCTTGGGCTCAGTGGACAAGCTGCGGTCCTGCCAGGGCATGTATGAGACAATGGAGAAACTGCGGAACCTGCCTGTTCAGGCCATGCAAGAGGACTACTTGGTCCATGAG GTGATGAATCTTCCAGTTACTGAAGCCCTCATAGAGCGGGAGAATACCACCCAGCTGAAGAAATGGCGGGAAACTCGGGGGGAGCTCCAGTACAAGCCCTCCCGCCGACTACACGGCTCGCGGGCAATCCATGAGGAGCGCTACCGTATGAACCCCCCCCTGACTGCCAGCGCCAGCCTCTTGAGCCTCACAGGGCTGAAGCAGAGGGTTGCTCTGGGCAGCATCAGTGGCCCTTCCTTCTCCCCAGTCCATTCCATAGGTACCTTGGCCGAGTCTCCCGCCCCTTCCCCAGTCCCTTCTGCCACCCAGAACCAGGTGGTGGTGTCCGAAGGCCTTCACGCCGCCCTGCCCTCTCCTACTGGGAACAACACGCCCTTGGGCGGCCCTAcgaaagcaggaagcagcagcaaagcGGAAAAGCGGAAAGAAAAAGAACGGGAGAAGCAAGAGAAGgtagaaaaggaaaagcagaagctGCAGAAGGAGCGGGAGAAGAAGCTGCAGAAGGAGCGGGAGAAGCAGGAGAAGGAGCGGGAGAAGAAGCAGCAGAAGGAACGAACCAAAGAGGAGGCCaagctgaagaaagagaagaagctcTCTCTGAGGAAAAAAGAATCCAAATCGGCCACCgaagaaggaaaagatggagaagCCCCAGGGGGGTCAGTGCTCCAAGACACTTACTTTTGA